The nucleotide sequence ATGATTGTAGAATGTAAAGCTCCTGAGGTGAAGATCGATGAAAAAGTTTTTAGTCAGGCCTCTGTGTATAACCAAACTCTCAAGGCTAATTATATACTAGTTTCTAATGGAATAAAGCATTTTTGTTGCTTTATTGACCATAAAGAAGGTACCAGTAAATTTATTTCTGGCATACCTGCTTTCCCTCAACCTTCTGAATAGACTATTTTAGTATATCCTCAACCGGTATATAAGGCAGGTTGAAAGCTTCTGCGACGCCTTGGTATACTACCTTCCCTTGGACAATATTGAGGCCCTTTTTTAGCTCATTGTTTTGTGTGCATGCATATTCCCAACCCTTGTCTGCCAAATTGACAATATAAGGCAGTGTAATGTTTGTAAGTGCTCTGGTAGAGGTATGCGGAACGGCACCTGGAATATTGGCTACGCAGTAGTGTTGGATATCATTGACGGTATAGACAGGGTTGTCATGGGTTGTGGGCTTGCATGTCTCTATACAGCCACCTTGGTCTACGGCTACGTCTACAATGACAGATCCTGGCTTCATAAAAGAAAGCATTTCTTTGGTAATCAGTTTTGGCGCTTTGGCTCCTGGCACTAGCACAGCCCCTATTACTAAATCAGCAAATTTAAGGTTTTCAACAATATTGTATTCGTTTGAAAGCTCAGTTTTGACATTGGCTGGCAATATGTCAGATAAATAGCGTAACCTTGCAGGGCTAATGTCCATAATAATGACATCCGCACCAAGGCCAGCTGCCATTTTTGCAGCTTGGGTACCTACCACGCCGCCTCCCAAAATTATTACATTGGCGGGTTTTACCCCAGGCACACCGCCTAACAAAACACCTCTGCCTCCAAATGGCTTTTCAAGGTATTTAGCTCCTTGTTGAACAGACATCCTTCCGGCTACCTCTGACATAGGAACCAATATAGGTAAGCTATAATCTGACTTTTCTACCGTTTCATAGGCTATACAAGTTGAACCATTTTCTATCATGGCCTTTGTCAATGTTTCGGAGGACGCAAAGTGGAAGAAGGTAAATACCAACTGGTCTTTTTTTATTAATTCATACTCGGACGGCAAAGGCTCTTTTACCTTTACAATCATGTCACTTTGTCTGTATACTTCATCAGCACTTTCAATAATTAAAGCACCTACTCCTGTAAATTCACTGTCGCTTATGCCAGAATTTAAGCCTGCGTTTTTCTCTATAAGTACTTTATGCCCTTTGGCCGTTAAGGTTTTAGCGCCGGCAGGTGTCAAGGCTATGCGATATTCATTGTTTTTTATTTCTTTAGGTACTCCAATAACCATGTCTCTTTTTTTTAGAAATTTAACCTAAAATATGCATTAGAACTTCTATTTCGTGGCAAAATACTTCAAATCAAACGCTTTGCTCGCATTTGGTTTTTAACCATAGGGCCATTATGCTTTGCAAACCAAAAACGCTGATTTTTTGTTCTTTCGCCCCTTGTAACGAAATCCAATGCATAACCCAAGTTAAAGAATATACTTTTTTTAGAACAAATTTCTTCTGGAATTTATACGCAAAGGTTTGAAAAAAGGTAGGCTGAGGAGTATAAAAAAAAGGCTCTACCTAGGAGGGTACAGCCTTTTTTATTGGAGGGGTTGTGTTTTTACTTGAAAGGTACTGCGCTTCCTTCTTCTTTAACTGGAGAGTCAGAAGACAGACTTTCAACTACATCTGCAGAAAGGGTAACTGTTGATTTAGGATTGTTAATGTCATTGGACGAAATGATGATTTTGTCCGTATTTGGCCCATCATAATAAGGTGAGTATATGATTTCAAGCTCACCTGTTTCTCCGGCAGGTATTTCCCCATCTATATTATGAGAAACACAGCCACAAGCAGCTTTTACCGAGTTAATGGACAATGCTTCTTTACCTGTATTTTTTACTTCCACTTTAAGGCTAACTTTTTGACCTCTTTCTATTTTGCCAAAATGGTGTTTCTCTTTATTAAGGTTAATTGTTGCTGAATTTTTCAGGTCTTCTGCAGAAGGTTCTTCTTTTTCTTCTTTCTTTTCAACGATTCCTTTGATAAAAAGGACTTTGGTCGGCTCTACAGAATTAGAAGTTATAGTAATGCTCTTGTTAAAGACGCCAGGTCTTCCTTGGCTGTTATAAGAGGCTTTAATAGTGCCTTTTTGTCCTGGTCCAACTGGTTCTTTAGGCCATTCTGGTGTCGTACATCCGCAGCTTGGCCTTACATCAGAAATGGTAATTGGGGTCGATCCCGTGTTTACAAACTCAAATTCATACGTAGCCTGAACCCCTTCTTCAATTAAACCAAAGTCATGTTTTTCTTCGGTAAATTTAAAAGACCCATCTTGGGCCAGGGCAGTTACGAATGAAAGCAGAAGTACTGCACCCGATAAAAATAATCGTTTCATAGTTTATTTTAATAAAAGGTTTTTTTTAATGTTTTAAACAGGTTTTTCAAATATACTCAAATACCAAATATTATTCCAATAATTTAAACATTTGCTACTGACTTGGAAAGCTTAAACCTTTTTGTTTATTTTTGGCTTTAAAATTGTATAGGGTATAAACGGTCAAAATAGTTCAAACATTTTGAAGACTCAGGAAAATATCGACGAATTGTCTCTGACAAAGGAAGAAATACTGAATGATTACAGGGTTGCCTGTGAAAGCCGTCAGGCCAGTATTCTTGCACGAAAGGAAGTATATATGGGCAAAGCCAAATTTGGAATATTTGGCACAGGTAAAGAAGTAGCCCAAATAGCCATGGCAAAATATTTCCAATATGGAGATTTTCGATCGGGCTATTACCGAGACCAGACTTTTATGATGGCTATTGATGAGCTATCGTTGCAAGGATATTTTGCCCAACTTTATGCCCATACAGATGTAGAGGCAGATCCAGCTTCGGCAGGTAGGCTGATGATAGGCCACTATGCAACCCGAAGTCTGGACGATAATGGAAAGTGGCGAGACCTTACTGCTATAAAAAACTCAAGCCCCGATATTTCTCCTACTGCTGCTCAAATGCCTAGAT is from Cytophagaceae bacterium ABcell3 and encodes:
- a CDS encoding type I restriction enzyme HsdR N-terminal domain-containing protein; this translates as MIMLTPEEWVRQHFVHLLIKYYHYPKSLIKLESGLRYNKLLKRTDIVIYNRTGECFMIVECKAPEVKIDEKVFSQASVYNQTLKANYILVSNGIKHFCCFIDHKEGTSKFISGIPAFPQPSE
- a CDS encoding DUF1573 domain-containing protein, whose protein sequence is MKRLFLSGAVLLLSFVTALAQDGSFKFTEEKHDFGLIEEGVQATYEFEFVNTGSTPITISDVRPSCGCTTPEWPKEPVGPGQKGTIKASYNSQGRPGVFNKSITITSNSVEPTKVLFIKGIVEKKEEKEEPSAEDLKNSATINLNKEKHHFGKIERGQKVSLKVEVKNTGKEALSINSVKAACGCVSHNIDGEIPAGETGELEIIYSPYYDGPNTDKIIISSNDINNPKSTVTLSADVVESLSSDSPVKEEGSAVPFK
- the ald gene encoding alanine dehydrogenase, whose translation is MVIGVPKEIKNNEYRIALTPAGAKTLTAKGHKVLIEKNAGLNSGISDSEFTGVGALIIESADEVYRQSDMIVKVKEPLPSEYELIKKDQLVFTFFHFASSETLTKAMIENGSTCIAYETVEKSDYSLPILVPMSEVAGRMSVQQGAKYLEKPFGGRGVLLGGVPGVKPANVIILGGGVVGTQAAKMAAGLGADVIIMDISPARLRYLSDILPANVKTELSNEYNIVENLKFADLVIGAVLVPGAKAPKLITKEMLSFMKPGSVIVDVAVDQGGCIETCKPTTHDNPVYTVNDIQHYCVANIPGAVPHTSTRALTNITLPYIVNLADKGWEYACTQNNELKKGLNIVQGKVVYQGVAEAFNLPYIPVEDILK